The proteins below are encoded in one region of Streptomyces marianii:
- a CDS encoding flavin reductase family protein translates to MHVVPGLKVLYFGTPVVLISSLNEDGTANLAPMSSAWWLDQSCMLGLGNNAQTTANLLREGECVLNLPSSAMVDAVDRIALTTGKPAMPDYKAKQGYRYEPDKFSTAQLTEQASDLVRAPRVAECPVQMECRVVAAHPFGGPEPHATAFEVEVLRAHVEENLVIPGTHYVDPLGWDPLIMKFCEFFGGGRNVHPSRLAEGWSMPHQLRSATA, encoded by the coding sequence ATGCACGTCGTCCCCGGGCTCAAGGTCTTGTACTTCGGAACTCCGGTGGTGCTGATCAGCTCACTCAACGAGGACGGCACTGCGAACCTCGCGCCGATGTCCTCAGCGTGGTGGCTGGACCAGTCCTGCATGCTCGGTCTCGGCAACAACGCCCAGACCACCGCGAACCTGCTGCGGGAAGGCGAATGCGTGCTCAATCTGCCCTCGTCGGCGATGGTCGATGCCGTCGACCGGATCGCGCTCACCACCGGGAAGCCGGCCATGCCGGACTACAAGGCGAAGCAGGGCTACCGGTACGAGCCGGACAAGTTCTCGACCGCGCAGTTGACCGAGCAGGCATCGGATCTGGTCCGGGCCCCCAGGGTTGCGGAATGCCCGGTCCAGATGGAATGCAGGGTCGTCGCGGCCCATCCTTTCGGCGGTCCCGAACCGCATGCCACCGCCTTCGAGGTCGAGGTCCTTCGCGCCCATGTCGAGGAAAACCTGGTCATCCCGGGGACGCACTACGTGGACCCGCTCGGCTGGGACCCTCTGATCATGAAGTTCTGCGAGTTCTTCGGCGGGGGACGCAACGTTCACCCGTCGAGACTCGCCGAGGGCTGGAGCATGCCCCACCAGCTCCGGTCGGCGACCGCCTGA
- a CDS encoding bifunctional polysaccharide deacetylase/glycosyltransferase family 2 protein — translation MRYLLPSLFLVALLAMLMLRGYVHSEILADHRVRPPVSSGQVPEQILNGGPVIDARTPGAPKALSVPDKNLVLTFDDGPDPVWTPKVLDKLKQYDAHAVFFVTGTMASRHPDLVRRMVAEGHELGLHTFNHPDLALQTQSRIDWELSQNQLALAGAAGIRTSLFRPPYSSFSAALDDKSWPVTEYIGSRGYITAFNDTDSEDWKRPGVEAIIKRATPEGTKGSIVLMHDSGGDRSQTVAALGRLLPDMKERGYRFVNLTEALGAPSAHTPVAGPELWKGKAWVGAVAVSERTTSALTVGLAAIGVLVFLRFGLMLLLSFGHARKVRRRRFRWGPAVTEPVTVLVPAYNEKECIENTVRSLMESDHPIEVIVIDDGSSDGTADIVDDMWLPNVRVVRQANAGKPEALNNGIRNARHDIIVMMDGDTVFEPSTVRELVQPFGDPRVGAVAGNAKVGNRDSLIGAWQHIEYVMGFNLDRRMYDVLRCMPTIPGAVGAFRLQALERVGGMSDDTLAEDTDITMAIHRDGWRVVYAERARAWTEAPESVQQLWSQRYRWSYGTMQAIWKHRRSVIESGPSGRFGRVGLPLVSLFMVLFPLLAPLIDVFLLYGLVFGPTQKTVVAWLGVLAIQAVCAAYAFRLDRERMVHLISLPLQQLLYRQLMYVVLLQSWITALTGGRLRWQKLRRTGVVEAPGSIPNQRQGSDERRPVG, via the coding sequence ATGCGCTATCTGCTGCCCTCGCTCTTCCTCGTCGCGCTCCTCGCGATGCTCATGCTGCGCGGCTATGTGCACAGCGAGATCCTCGCCGACCACCGGGTGCGCCCCCCGGTCTCCAGCGGCCAGGTGCCCGAGCAGATACTGAACGGCGGCCCCGTCATCGACGCCCGCACCCCCGGCGCGCCCAAGGCGCTCAGCGTCCCGGACAAGAACCTGGTGCTGACCTTCGACGACGGGCCCGACCCGGTGTGGACGCCGAAGGTCCTCGACAAGCTGAAGCAGTACGACGCCCATGCGGTGTTCTTCGTGACCGGCACGATGGCCTCCCGCCATCCGGACCTGGTGCGGCGGATGGTCGCGGAGGGCCACGAACTCGGCCTGCACACCTTCAACCACCCCGATCTGGCGCTCCAGACGCAGAGCCGGATCGACTGGGAGCTCTCGCAGAACCAGCTGGCGCTCGCGGGCGCGGCCGGCATCCGCACCTCGCTGTTCCGTCCTCCGTACTCGTCGTTCTCGGCCGCCCTGGACGACAAGTCCTGGCCGGTCACCGAGTACATCGGCAGCCGCGGCTACATCACCGCGTTCAACGACACGGACAGCGAGGACTGGAAGCGCCCGGGCGTCGAAGCGATCATCAAGCGGGCCACTCCCGAGGGCACCAAGGGCTCCATCGTGCTGATGCACGACTCCGGCGGTGACCGCTCCCAGACCGTGGCCGCCCTCGGTCGCCTCCTGCCCGACATGAAGGAGCGCGGCTACCGGTTCGTGAACCTCACCGAGGCCCTCGGCGCGCCCAGCGCCCACACGCCGGTCGCCGGACCGGAGCTGTGGAAGGGCAAGGCGTGGGTCGGCGCCGTCGCCGTCTCCGAGCGGACCACCTCGGCGCTGACCGTGGGCCTCGCCGCGATCGGTGTCCTGGTCTTCCTCCGCTTCGGCCTGATGCTGCTGCTCTCCTTCGGCCACGCCCGCAAGGTGCGCCGCCGCCGCTTCCGCTGGGGCCCGGCCGTCACCGAACCCGTGACGGTGCTGGTCCCCGCCTACAACGAGAAGGAGTGCATCGAGAACACGGTGCGCTCGCTGATGGAGAGCGACCACCCGATCGAGGTCATCGTCATCGACGACGGCTCGTCGGACGGCACCGCCGACATCGTCGACGACATGTGGCTGCCCAACGTCAGGGTCGTCCGCCAGGCCAACGCGGGCAAGCCGGAAGCCCTCAACAACGGCATCCGCAACGCCCGCCACGACATCATCGTGATGATGGACGGGGACACCGTCTTCGAGCCGTCCACCGTCCGCGAGCTGGTCCAGCCCTTCGGCGACCCGCGCGTCGGCGCGGTCGCCGGCAACGCCAAGGTCGGCAACCGGGACAGCCTGATCGGCGCCTGGCAGCACATCGAGTACGTGATGGGCTTCAACCTCGACCGCCGGATGTACGACGTGCTGCGGTGCATGCCGACGATCCCCGGTGCGGTCGGCGCCTTCCGCCTCCAGGCCCTGGAGCGGGTCGGCGGCATGAGCGACGACACCCTCGCCGAGGACACCGACATCACCATGGCCATCCACCGCGACGGCTGGCGTGTGGTCTACGCGGAGCGGGCCCGCGCCTGGACCGAGGCACCGGAGTCCGTGCAGCAGCTGTGGTCCCAGCGCTACCGCTGGTCGTACGGCACGATGCAGGCGATCTGGAAGCACCGCCGCTCCGTGATCGAGAGCGGCCCCTCCGGCCGCTTCGGCCGGGTCGGCCTGCCGCTCGTCTCGCTGTTCATGGTGCTGTTCCCGCTGCTCGCCCCGCTGATCGACGTCTTCCTGCTCTACGGGCTCGTCTTCGGCCCCACGCAGAAGACGGTCGTCGCCTGGCTCGGCGTCCTCGCCATCCAGGCCGTGTGCGCCGCCTACGCGTTCCGGCTCGACAGGGAACGCATGGTGCACCTGATCTCCCTGCCCCTCCAGCAACTCCTGTACCGGCAGCTCATGTACGTGGTGCTGCTCCAGTCCTGGATCACCGCCCTCACCGGCGGCCGGCTCCGCTGGCAGAAGCTGCGGCGCACCGGAGTGGTGGAGGCGCCGGGTTCGATACCGAACCAGCGACAGGGCAGTGACGAGCGGAGGCCGGTCGGATGA
- a CDS encoding acyltransferase family protein, with product MTSPSLDMGGGTPPAGARHRAGATAPAAPQAAPAAAAKRPGRDRYLDLLRSIALVRVIVYHIFGWAWLTVLFPSMGVMFALAGSLMARSLARPAWGVIRGRVRRLLPPMWAFSAFVLPVIFYFGWKPVKEEGIWWFVKLAWYIVPVGAPPYPWHSGDASGLLEDTWAVQAAGPLWYIRAYLWFVIASPLLLWAFRRLPWATLFAPLALTAVVGSGLFKIPGETGNVITDFATYGSCWVLGFAHQEGMFEKLPRYVFVSVSSLIMAFGLWWASGHLGPDGWDLNDIPLAQATWSFGFCVILLAYSPSWQRLPGRLAHFDSLVTLSNNRAVTIYLWHNLLIMATIPVIDLLWRIPGVWPTYSVYLERAYPVLMLIVVFPLIGLMIMAVGWLEDVAAKRPARLWPNGATREKASRGRSVRGRGRSHRA from the coding sequence ATGACCTCGCCCTCGCTCGACATGGGCGGCGGCACCCCACCGGCCGGGGCACGGCACCGGGCCGGTGCGACCGCACCCGCGGCCCCGCAGGCCGCGCCCGCCGCCGCTGCGAAGCGGCCGGGCCGGGACCGCTACCTCGACCTGCTGCGGTCCATCGCCCTGGTCCGCGTCATCGTCTACCACATCTTCGGCTGGGCCTGGCTGACGGTGCTCTTCCCGTCCATGGGCGTGATGTTCGCGCTCGCCGGCTCGCTGATGGCCCGCTCGCTGGCGCGGCCCGCGTGGGGTGTCATCCGCGGCCGCGTCCGGCGGCTGCTGCCGCCGATGTGGGCGTTCTCGGCCTTCGTCCTCCCCGTGATCTTCTACTTCGGCTGGAAGCCGGTGAAGGAGGAGGGGATCTGGTGGTTCGTCAAGCTGGCCTGGTACATCGTTCCGGTCGGCGCACCGCCGTACCCCTGGCACAGCGGTGACGCCTCGGGACTGCTCGAGGACACCTGGGCGGTCCAGGCGGCCGGCCCGCTCTGGTACATCCGTGCCTATCTGTGGTTCGTGATCGCCTCGCCGCTGCTGCTGTGGGCCTTCCGCAGGCTGCCGTGGGCGACGCTGTTCGCCCCGCTCGCGCTCACCGCGGTCGTCGGCTCCGGGCTGTTCAAGATCCCCGGCGAGACCGGCAACGTCATCACCGACTTCGCCACCTACGGATCGTGCTGGGTGCTCGGCTTCGCCCACCAGGAGGGCATGTTCGAGAAGCTCCCGCGGTACGTCTTCGTGTCCGTGTCCTCGCTGATCATGGCCTTCGGCCTGTGGTGGGCGTCGGGGCACCTGGGCCCGGACGGGTGGGACCTCAACGACATCCCGCTCGCCCAGGCCACCTGGTCGTTCGGCTTCTGTGTGATCCTGCTCGCGTACTCCCCGTCGTGGCAGCGGCTCCCCGGGAGGCTCGCGCACTTCGACAGCCTGGTCACCCTGTCCAACAACCGGGCCGTGACGATCTACCTCTGGCACAACCTGCTGATCATGGCGACGATCCCGGTCATCGATCTGCTCTGGAGGATCCCGGGCGTCTGGCCGACGTACTCGGTCTATCTGGAGCGGGCGTACCCCGTCCTCATGCTGATCGTCGTCTTCCCGCTGATCGGGCTGATGATCATGGCTGTGGGCTGGCTGGAGGACGTCGCGGCCAAGCGCCCCGCCCGGCTCTGGCCGAACGGCGCGACGCGCGAGAAGGCGTCGCGGGGCAGGTCGGTCCGCGGACGGGGGCGCTCACACCGCGCCTGA
- a CDS encoding nitrate/nitrite transporter, whose product MAGRWIEQWDPEDETFWEAEGKHIAKRNLIFSVISEHIGFSVWSMFSVMALFMGPQYGIDPAGKFFLVAVASLVGAALRVPYGFAVARFGGRNWTIVSAGMLLVPTTALFAVMEPGTSYTTFMVVAILTGVGGANFASSMTNINSFYPLRLKGWALGMNAGGGNIGVAVVQLLGLLVIATAGATQPRLLVGLYIPLIIVATVLSATYMNNLGPVKNDSGAAKEAVRDSHTWIMSFLYIGTFGSFIGYSFAFGLVLQNQFGRTPLQAASLTFVGPLLGSLIRPVGGHLADRLGGARVTLWNFALMTVAVGVVVAASVQKSLALFIAGFIVLFILTGIGNGSTYKMIPGIYRTKAQAKGLMGEDAQIYARRLSGATMALIGAVGAFGGLGINLALRQSFLTSGSGTSAFVVFLGYYVLCFAVTWAVYLRKPARTAAPAATTEKKPQLSYAEV is encoded by the coding sequence ATGGCCGGCAGGTGGATCGAGCAGTGGGACCCGGAGGACGAGACCTTCTGGGAGGCGGAAGGCAAGCACATCGCCAAGCGGAACCTGATCTTTTCGGTGATCTCCGAGCACATCGGATTCTCCGTATGGAGCATGTTCTCGGTGATGGCTCTCTTCATGGGGCCCCAGTACGGCATCGACCCGGCGGGGAAGTTCTTCCTGGTCGCCGTCGCCTCGCTGGTCGGCGCGGCGCTGCGGGTGCCCTACGGATTCGCGGTCGCCCGGTTCGGCGGCCGGAACTGGACGATCGTCAGTGCCGGCATGCTGCTGGTGCCGACCACCGCCCTGTTCGCCGTCATGGAACCGGGAACCTCGTATACCACCTTCATGGTGGTCGCGATCCTCACCGGCGTCGGCGGGGCGAACTTCGCCTCCTCCATGACCAACATCAACAGCTTCTATCCGCTGCGCCTCAAGGGCTGGGCGCTCGGCATGAACGCGGGCGGCGGCAACATCGGCGTGGCCGTGGTGCAGTTGCTCGGTCTGCTGGTCATCGCGACCGCCGGAGCCACGCAGCCGCGGCTGCTGGTGGGCCTCTACATTCCGCTGATCATCGTGGCCACCGTGCTCAGCGCCACGTACATGAACAACCTCGGCCCGGTGAAGAACGACTCCGGCGCCGCCAAGGAGGCCGTCCGGGACAGCCACACCTGGATCATGTCCTTCCTCTACATCGGCACGTTCGGTTCCTTCATCGGCTACAGCTTCGCCTTCGGACTCGTCCTGCAGAACCAGTTCGGCCGCACCCCGCTGCAGGCCGCCTCGCTCACCTTCGTCGGCCCGCTGCTCGGTTCGCTCATCCGTCCCGTCGGCGGCCATCTCGCCGACCGGCTCGGCGGGGCGAGGGTGACGCTGTGGAACTTCGCCCTCATGACCGTGGCGGTCGGCGTGGTCGTCGCCGCCTCCGTGCAGAAGTCGCTGGCCCTGTTCATCGCCGGATTCATCGTCCTGTTCATCCTCACCGGCATCGGCAACGGGTCGACCTACAAGATGATCCCCGGTATCTACCGGACCAAGGCGCAAGCCAAGGGCCTCATGGGCGAGGATGCCCAGATCTACGCCCGACGGCTGTCGGGGGCGACCATGGCCCTGATCGGCGCGGTCGGTGCCTTCGGAGGGCTCGGCATCAACCTCGCCCTTCGGCAGTCCTTCCTCACCTCGGGGAGCGGCACGAGCGCCTTCGTGGTCTTCCTCGGCTACTACGTGCTGTGTTTCGCGGTCACCTGGGCGGTATACCTTCGCAAGCCCGCACGCACCGCCGCACCGGCCGCGACGACCGAGAAGAAGCCGCAGCTCAGCTACGCCGAGGTGTGA